One window from the genome of Cryptomeria japonica chromosome 6, Sugi_1.0, whole genome shotgun sequence encodes:
- the LOC131062925 gene encoding ATP-dependent DNA helicase Q-like SIM — translation MGIDKSNVRQVIHYGWPQSLEAYYQEAGRAGRGGLLADCTLYADMTMLPSLLPSRRDAEQTQNALSMLSDCFRYGVSTTCCRAKTLVQYFGEDLIAMKCGICDICIKGPPKCESLIKEAEILLRVLVELQSSVNYGQSDLNNKRTGDHHFGRCSEMVSFKEVIERVI, via the exons ATGGGAATTGACAAGTCAAATGTTCGGCAAGTTATTCATTATGGTTGGCCACAGAGCTTGGAGGCTTATTATCAAGAAGCTGGTAGAGCTGGAAGAGGTGGATTACTAGCGGATTGTACTTTATATGCTGACATGACAATGCTTCCATCACTATTACCTAGTAGAAGAGATGCAGAACAAACTCAAAATGCACTTAGTATGCTGTCAGACTGTTTTAGATATGGGGTTTCAACAACATGTTGCAGAGCAAAAACACTGGTTCAGTACTTTGGGGAGGATCTGATTGCAATGAAATGTGGAAT ATGTGATATTTGCATAAAAGGGCCACCCAAATGTGAGAGCCTCATCAAGGAAGCAGAGATATTACTTAGGGTTTTGGTGGAACTACAGAGCAGTGTAAATTATGGACAATCAGACCTTAATAATAAAAGAACTGGAGATCATCATTTTGGAAGATGCTCAGAAATGGTTTCCTTCAAGGAGGTCATTGAAAGGGTGATATAA